One region of Helicoverpa zea isolate HzStark_Cry1AcR chromosome 24, ilHelZeax1.1, whole genome shotgun sequence genomic DNA includes:
- the LOC124642395 gene encoding uncharacterized protein LOC124642395, with protein MHSLAVVELDVSGEAFQLIPVCLHPQQDTKQDSQPEKLYLIGYTDEHKALEKVIYQITPLKDKVCDEYNERIGVTGQSNIPTASVCGYAPYSSIKCQWDDGMALVSNATNGVFTLMGLSIHGPGCTAPARYIALSPYVSWLRLVTGSDADSPQPPQPPQPDQPAYIPAHKLFTSNETRRSSVDFYLIGHDFIPHQKKTEKHNKGGWLKNFYIEPIERDSKTLAIYPIEELFEISPDDCKKRRTLMYREDIFVTVPESRTEITYKLDLYDLKTLFCKCITLKVKCFERSYAYLSFREEFDFVEGTEDLQTIRFEVNKYGSMPIRTAPPGKNAKPKKLIDDQSNYKPTFITFDTKKGTVLSNQLYLRFWFPVTGKLELKMYGAPIDMNPYTLDTTTRAGHTEPEYHDPSYYLGGSIPQMMHRGVADTLVADVHEPVSAGRHLATTPLCVTVLCLLTITLSLNTLLYLR; from the exons ttcAGCTGATCCCGGTGTGCTTACACCCTCAACAGGACACGAAGCAGGACTCACAACCCGAGAAACTTTACCTCATCGGGTACACGGATG AACATAAAGCTCTGGAAAAAGTAATTTACCAAATAACACCCTTGAAAGATAAAGTTTGCGATGAGTACAATGAACGAATAGGG GTTACAGGGCAGAGCAATATCCCAACTGCGTCCGTGTGTGGGTACGCGCCATACTCCTCCATCAAGTGTCAGTGGGACGACGGCATGGCGCTCGTGTCCAACGCCACCAATGGAGTCTTCACTTTG ATGGGGCTTAGTATCCACGGTCCCGGGTGCACGGCGCCGGCGCGGTACATCGCTCTGTCCCCCTACGTGAGCTGGCTCCGCCTGGTGACCGGCTCCGACGCGGACTCGCCGCAGCCGCCGCAGCCGCCGCAGCCCGACCAGCCCGCTTACATCCCCGCGCACAAACTCTTCAC ttCAAATGAAACTCGACGATCAAGCGTGGATTTCTATCTTATTGGTCACGATTTTATTCCTCATcaaaaaaagactgaaaaacATAATAAAGGAGGATGGCTGAAAAACTTCTATATTGAGCCTATCGAACGAGATAGCAAGACCCTTGCTATATATCCAA TCGAAGAATTGTTCGAAATATCTCCTGATGACTGCAAAAAGAGACGAACACTAATGTACCGCGAGGATATTTTTGTTACCGTGCCCGAATCCCGCACAGAAATCACTTATAAG TTGGACCTGTACGATTTAAAAACCTTGTTCTGCAAATGTATTACATTGAAG GTAAAGTGTTTCGAGCGATCCTACGCGTATCTCTCGTTTAGAGAAGAGTTCGACTTCGTAGAGGGAACTGAAGACCTTCAAACAATTAGGTTCGAAGTGAATAAGTACGGATCAATGCCTATCCGTACCGCGCCACCAGGCAAAAATGCCAAACCTAAAAAGTTGATTGACGATCAATCAAACTACAAACCTACATTCATCACGTTCGATACCAAAAAAGGAACCGTATTGTCTAACCAGTTGTATTTAAGGTTTTGGTTTCCAGTGACAGGCAAACttgaattaaaaatgtatggagCTCCGATTGATATGAACCCTTATACTTTGGACACGACAACCCGGGCCGGGCATACAGAGCCAGAATATCACGATCCAAGTTATTACTTGGGCGGTAGTATTCCACAAATGATGCACCGAGGAGTCGCAGACACCCTGGTGGCCGACGTGCACGAGCCGGTGAGTGCGGGACGCCACCTCGCGACAACTCCGCTGTGTGTGACTGTACTGTGCTTGCTCACCATCACTTTATCTTTGAACACATTGTTATACTTACGGTAG
- the LOC124642145 gene encoding uncharacterized protein LOC124642145, producing the protein MRLLFSWRKKKVLHKSTLVAEHLSARCDVSTTARVREGNLRQSGVFNWLGVLKVHLHEGNTFKVAVSGIVLIKVKHALVNADDVVRVPKNVLESDSLAVFLAADDTPWSVAPLSYMTHPEYEYSTLNTIAVLELNSDDAQDYPLNPICFPEAMFNTSGFLYLTGYTDENQVLEKVIYKIQYLEKKVCEEFYNRAGLSDAKRAPTAYVCGFAPYNGTHCVWDNGMALVSNATGWFTLVGFGVRGPGCAAPARFIDIFQYLDWIRSATAENVPMYDAIEDYRRDNSHKPSV; encoded by the exons ATGCGGTTACTGTTC AGCTGGAGGAAGAAGAAGGTTCTTCATAAGTCAACATTAGTTGCAGAGCACTTGAGCGCGCGATGCGACGTGTCGACGACGGCGCGCGTGCGCGAGGGCAACCTGCGCCAGAGTGGCGTGTTCAACTGGCTCGGCGTACTCAAAGTGCATCTAC ATGAGGGGAACACGTTTAAGGTGGCGGTGTCAGGCATTGTGCTCATCAAGGTGAAGCACGCGCTCGTCAACGCTGACGACGTCGTCAGGGTACCCAAGAATGTACTCGA GTCAGACTCGCTGGCAGTGTTCCTGGCGGCAGACGACACGCCGTGGTCGGTGGCGCCGCTATCCTACATGACGCACCCGGAGTACGAGTACTCCACGCTCAACACCATCGCCGTCCTCGAGCTAAACTCGGACGACGCACAAGACT aTCCATTAAATCCTATTTGCTTTCCTGAAGCAATGTTCAATACTTCTGGTTTTCTATATCTCACTGGCTACACAGATG AAAATCAAGTTTTGGAAAAggttatttacaaaatacaatatttggAGAAAAAAGTTTGTGAAGAATTTTATAACAGGGCAGGA CTGTCAGATGCTAAGCGCGCGCCGACCGCATACGTGTGCGGCTTCGCTCCGTACAACGGAACGCACTGCGTGTGGGACAACGGCATGGCTCTCGTCTCCAACGCCACTGGCTGGTTCACTCTG GTCGGGTTCGGAGTCCGCGGGCCCGGCTGCGCGGCGCCGGCTCGCTTCATCGACATCTTCCAGTACTTGGACTGGATCAGGTCGGCCACCGCCGAGAACGTACCCATGTATGACGCCATCGAAGACTACAGGAGAGACAACAGCCATAAACCGTCCGTCTAG
- the LOC124642475 gene encoding uncharacterized protein LOC124642475, producing the protein MKNKICDDFYERTGFSEQGNIPTASVCGYAPYSSIKCQWDDGMALVSNATNGVFTLMGLSIHGPGCTAPARYIALSPYVSWLRLVTGSDADSPRPPQPDQPAYIPAHKLFRSNQTRRKGVEYYVLGHDFIPHLSLRGLPLDHYYIKPVERDNKTLAIYPIEEKFEISHDDCNKRRMLMYREEFRLDAPGTQGNITYKLSLYDLKNLVCKCVTLNVICQERSYAYLSFREEFDFVSGTEDLQTIDFNVYTYGSVPIRTAPPGKNDKTKKKTDDLSNYYPKFITFDTKKGTVLSNELYLTFTYNGKARLIFKMFGAPIEMTPYDLDTTPRPVRRYLEEVEGEHSWVTAPDVMHRGVADTLVADVHEPVSAGRRLATTPLSVTVLCLLTITLSLNTLLYLR; encoded by the exons atgaaaaataaaatttgtgaTGATTTCTATGAACGAACGGGG TTTTCAGAGCAGGGCAATATCCCAACTGCGTCAGTGTGTGGGTACGCGCCATACTCCTCCATCAAGTGTCAGTGGGACGACGGCATGGCGCTCGTGTCCAACGCCACCAATGGAGTCTTCACTCTG ATGGGGCTTAGTATCCACGGCCCCGGGTGCACGGCGCCGGCGCGGTACATCGCTCTGTCCCCCTACGTGAGCTGGCTGCGCCTGGTGACCGGCTCCGACGCGGACTCGCCGCGGCCGCCGCAGCCCGACCAGCCCGCCTACATCCCCGCACACAAACTCTTCAG ATCAAACCAAACTCGACGAAAAGGCGTGGAATACTATGTTCTTGGTCACGATTTTATTCCTCATCTCTCACTTAGAGGGTTACCGCTGGATCACTACTATATTAAGCCTGTCGAACGAGATAACAAAACCCTAGCTATATATCCAA TTGAAGAAAAGTTCGAGATATCTCATGATGACTGCAACAAGAGACGAATGCTAATGTACCGCGAGGAGTTTCGTCTCGACGCCCCCGGGACACAAGGAAACATCACTTATAAG TTGTCCCTgtacgatttgaaaaacttGGTCTGCAAATGTGTTACATTGAAT GTAATTTGTCAAGAGCGATCCTACGCGTACCTCTCGTTTAGAGAAGAGTTCGACTTCGTATCGGGAACTGAAGATCTTCAAACAATTGACTTCAACGTATATACGTACGGATCAGTGCCCATTCGTACCGCGCCACCAGGCAAAAACGACAAAACTAAAAAGAAAACGGACGATTTATCAAACTATTACCCTAAATTCATCACATTCGATACCAAAAAAGGAACCGTACTATCTAACGAGTTGTATCTAACGTTTACATATAATGGGAAAGCCAGACTTATCTTCAAAATGTTTGGCGCTCCGATTGAAATGACCCCTTATGATTTGGATACGACGCCGCGACCTGTGCGGAGATACCTGGAGGAAGTTGAAGGAGAACATTCCTGGGTCACTGCTCCAGACGTGATGCACCGAGGAGTCGCAGACACATTGGTGGCCGACGTGCACGAGCCGGTGAGTGCGGGACGCCGCCTCGCGACAACTCCACTGAGTGTGACTGTACTGTGCTTGCTCACCATCACTTTATCTTTGAACACATTGTTATACTTACGGTAG